Below is a window of Flavobacterium sp. CFS9 DNA.
AAACATCAACGGAAATGATACGGTCTTTCATTTTTTTTTTTTGTGTTATTTAATCAGGTAACGAAATTTTTCCCATGGTTACGGATGGGATTCCTTTGTGTGAGCCAAAATTAAAATCTTCTCCGGCTATGGTTTGATTGGCGAGAATGGCAAATAGAACGGCTTCTTTGGCATCGCCCGAAATGCCCAGTTCATCTGTTTTGTGAAAAGTACAAGGCAGTAAATCTTTAAGCCATTGCACCAATAAAGGATTGTGCATGCCTCCTCCGGACAGGTAAATTTTGAAATCTTCGAGTTTATCGGCTGAGCTGTTTACGGCGTAATGAATGGCTTCGGCGATAGTCTCGGCACTAAAACGGGTTAAAGTGGCGAGTAAATCGGGAGCAGAAATGGTTTCAGAAGTACTTTTAGCCAAAGCTGCTTTTACATATTCGGCACTAAAAAGCTCCGGGCCAATTGTTTTTGGGAATTCCTGACGGAAAAAAGCATCGTCTTTTAAATGATCGAGCAATAACTGATTTACAGTCCCTTGTCGGGCTATTTCGGCGTCTTTGTCGTAACTTTTTTCAGGATAATATTGTTTCGTAAAAAGATCGATCAGGGTATTTCCGGTTCCGGTATCGGTGACGAATGTTTCTTCGGGATGTAATGAAGCGGGTAAAAAGGTAAAATTAGCAATACCGCCCATATTGAGCATAATGCGGTTTTCACCCTTTTTTCCAAATAAAAAATAATCTCCGTAAACGGCTAACGGAGCGCCTTCGCCACCTGCTGCAATGTGTTTTTGCCTGAAGTCAGAAAGGGTAATGATACCTGTTTTTACGGCTATGTGGTCGCCATCGCCAATTTGCAGCGTGGCATTTGGAAATTTTTCGTGCTGATGTAAGAACTTAGGAGCATGCAGAACCGTTTGTCCGTGTGAAGCAATCAAATCGATTTCGGCAGCGGGAATATTTCGTTTTTTGAGAAAATCATTGATCATTTCGGCATGCAAAATTCCAATCCATTCGTTGAGCATCACTAAATGTTGAAAATCAATTTCTTTTTTTGCAAAAACTTTACGGATTTCGATTTTAATTTCTTCCGAATAATCGATGGTTTCAAATTGAGCGATTCTGACAGCAGTATTCTGACCCGAACCTGAAATTTCGCATAAAGCAATATCGAGCCCGTCAAGTGAAGTTCCTGACATTAACCCGATAATGCTGCGGGTTTCTTTTTGAGCTATTTGGTACAGTGCGTTTATATTTTTATTCATGAAAATTGAATTTTACAAAGACGATTTGAATTATAAAAGTGATAAGATTAACTCGTTGGATATAATTGTTTTAACACATAGATTTGTTTTCCGCCACAAATTCACGAATTATTGCTTTATAATAATTCGTGAATTTGTGGCGAAATTTTT
It encodes the following:
- a CDS encoding anhydro-N-acetylmuramic acid kinase; this translates as MNKNINALYQIAQKETRSIIGLMSGTSLDGLDIALCEISGSGQNTAVRIAQFETIDYSEEIKIEIRKVFAKKEIDFQHLVMLNEWIGILHAEMINDFLKKRNIPAAEIDLIASHGQTVLHAPKFLHQHEKFPNATLQIGDGDHIAVKTGIITLSDFRQKHIAAGGEGAPLAVYGDYFLFGKKGENRIMLNMGGIANFTFLPASLHPEETFVTDTGTGNTLIDLFTKQYYPEKSYDKDAEIARQGTVNQLLLDHLKDDAFFRQEFPKTIGPELFSAEYVKAALAKSTSETISAPDLLATLTRFSAETIAEAIHYAVNSSADKLEDFKIYLSGGGMHNPLLVQWLKDLLPCTFHKTDELGISGDAKEAVLFAILANQTIAGEDFNFGSHKGIPSVTMGKISLPD